A portion of the Salinigranum marinum genome contains these proteins:
- a CDS encoding IS5 family transposase gives MKTLPKSQILRFTEKAIHLARRAVSRYSSKFSKHRYTLPQHVVLLCLKVRKNTTYRGLLDELIEMPRIRRALGLAELPTPSTLCKAFNRLDMAVWRVILILSATLLPTNGVVGVDASGFDRSHASKHYTKRAELTIQQLKVTLLVDTKVNAILDLHVTTTRKHDSQIAPSLIKRNPETIDILLGDKGYDDQKIRRLARHHEVRPLIKHREFTSLHKAWNARLDADLYGQRSQSETVNSTLKRKYGAFVRSRRWWKQFRELTIACLVHNLDQSL, from the coding sequence ATGAAGACCCTCCCGAAGTCGCAGATTCTGCGTTTTACTGAGAAGGCGATCCATCTGGCACGCCGAGCAGTCTCTCGATACTCCTCGAAATTCTCTAAACACCGCTATACACTTCCGCAGCACGTTGTTCTACTGTGTCTCAAAGTTCGGAAGAATACGACCTACCGTGGACTGCTTGACGAGTTAATCGAGATGCCACGTATTCGTCGAGCTCTTGGATTAGCTGAACTACCTACGCCGTCAACGCTCTGTAAGGCGTTCAATCGGCTTGATATGGCTGTCTGGCGTGTTATATTGATTCTCTCAGCGACGCTACTTCCGACAAACGGTGTCGTTGGAGTCGATGCGTCAGGTTTCGACCGGAGTCATGCCTCGAAACACTACACGAAACGGGCTGAGCTTACGATTCAGCAGCTCAAAGTGACACTGCTGGTCGATACGAAAGTGAACGCAATTCTCGATCTACACGTAACAACGACACGAAAACACGATAGTCAGATCGCTCCATCGTTGATCAAACGCAACCCCGAGACCATCGATATTCTGCTCGGTGACAAAGGGTACGACGATCAAAAAATCAGACGACTTGCCCGTCACCACGAGGTTCGGCCACTCATTAAGCACCGTGAGTTCACATCACTCCACAAGGCATGGAACGCACGCTTAGACGCTGATCTCTATGGCCAGAGAAGTCAATCAGAGACAGTCAACTCAACGCTCAAACGAAAGTACGGTGCGTTCGTTCGCTCACGACGGTGGTGGAAGCAGTTCCGGGAACTCACTATCGCTTGTCTCGTTCATAATCTTGACCAGTCGCTCTGA
- a CDS encoding N-acyl homoserine lactonase family protein: MEPIPEAAAVPSTEHDQTTVTVDVLHTGSVAIDRALAYEEQTWHPAPETGWFRSDSNRVRVPVSAYLISHPEGPVLVDTGWHTDVRTDERGHLGRVLSSMFDARLPDGEAVTEQLAARELTPADLASVVITHMHSDHVSGLDLVRDAPEILVSERALADATSRFSQNRFLAGHMWDGIEFAPFGFEENGLGPFGRSHDLFGDGAVQLIWTPGHDEGQIAILARTAEGWVLLTSDVIYGKQSLQDGTIPGLTTDREAARTSLEWVRSVADRSDCVAVLPNHDPNVQPGRITSQ, from the coding sequence ATGGAACCAATCCCAGAGGCGGCAGCAGTTCCCAGTACTGAACACGACCAGACGACCGTGACTGTCGACGTCCTACACACTGGATCAGTAGCCATCGACCGCGCACTCGCATACGAGGAACAGACCTGGCATCCGGCCCCGGAAACGGGCTGGTTTCGGTCGGACTCGAATCGGGTCCGGGTGCCGGTGTCGGCGTACTTGATCTCGCACCCGGAAGGTCCAGTACTGGTTGACACTGGATGGCATACCGACGTTCGAACCGACGAACGCGGTCATCTCGGCAGGGTACTCTCGTCGATGTTCGACGCCCGACTTCCCGACGGTGAAGCAGTGACTGAGCAGTTGGCCGCTAGGGAACTCACACCGGCAGACCTCGCCTCTGTCGTTATCACACACATGCACTCAGACCACGTCAGCGGACTCGACTTGGTTCGAGATGCGCCAGAAATTCTCGTGAGCGAGCGAGCATTAGCTGATGCAACGAGCCGGTTTTCGCAGAATCGGTTCCTCGCCGGCCACATGTGGGACGGAATCGAGTTCGCACCATTTGGGTTCGAGGAGAATGGTCTCGGTCCGTTCGGCCGCTCACACGATCTTTTCGGTGACGGGGCAGTACAGTTGATCTGGACACCGGGCCACGACGAGGGACAGATTGCGATTCTGGCACGGACAGCCGAGGGCTGGGTTCTCCTGACAAGTGACGTCATCTACGGAAAGCAGTCACTCCAAGACGGGACCATTCCTGGTCTGACAACCGACCGAGAAGCAGCACGGACCTCCCTGGAGTGGGTCCGTTCCGTGGCCGACCGCTCGGACTGTGTCGCGGTACTTCCAAACCACGATCCGAATGTACAGCCGGGACGAATCACATCGCAGTGA
- a CDS encoding helix-turn-helix domain-containing protein, translated as MAHEHPEYDPADRVAEDAELAEFFDLLGRPHTTAILRRFACEAGPWRYSELQETLDISPTTLSNRLAALTEAGIIDRESYDEIPPRVEYSTTAKGEALRPPFEELLVWIDSYD; from the coding sequence ATGGCCCACGAGCATCCGGAGTACGATCCGGCGGACCGTGTCGCCGAGGATGCCGAGTTGGCCGAGTTTTTCGACTTACTCGGTCGGCCACATACGACGGCGATCCTCCGTCGCTTCGCCTGTGAAGCCGGGCCGTGGCGCTACTCGGAGCTACAGGAGACACTCGATATCTCTCCGACGACGCTCTCGAACCGGCTGGCCGCACTCACTGAGGCTGGCATCATCGACCGTGAGTCGTACGACGAGATTCCACCGCGGGTCGAGTACTCGACTACGGCAAAGGGCGAAGCGCTTCGCCCGCCGTTCGAGGAACTGTTGGTCTGGATCGACAGCTACGACTGA
- a CDS encoding DUF7437 domain-containing protein, whose amino-acid sequence MPTLTDHGGTPSTEEASPRSLDDLDGLLAATTLLQNSRLAREYVYLCYYGPTTIQELIEELEIARATAYDDVERLERLGVVDRDESTRPHRLTAAPFAFVDGRDVAITPTLIHAVALTEFDDDAAYFHDRHGLGTLTTAVQAAAKYYAGELTQRMAATEMGVQPAEGMAVIYALRPVLEAGREHDPYFEQLISCAPDALVFDGE is encoded by the coding sequence ATGCCCACACTCACCGACCACGGCGGCACACCCTCAACTGAGGAAGCCAGTCCGAGGTCACTAGATGATCTCGACGGCTTACTCGCCGCCACAACGTTGCTCCAGAATTCGCGGCTGGCCCGCGAGTACGTGTATCTCTGCTACTACGGCCCGACGACGATTCAGGAACTCATCGAGGAACTCGAGATCGCTCGTGCGACTGCGTACGACGACGTCGAACGACTGGAACGGCTCGGCGTCGTCGACCGCGACGAATCGACGCGCCCACATCGACTCACAGCGGCACCGTTCGCGTTTGTCGACGGGCGCGACGTCGCGATCACACCGACACTGATCCACGCTGTCGCGCTCACCGAGTTCGACGACGACGCCGCATATTTCCACGACCGGCACGGACTGGGCACGCTCACAACTGCGGTCCAAGCGGCAGCGAAGTACTACGCGGGGGAACTCACGCAGCGGATGGCCGCGACAGAGATGGGCGTCCAGCCCGCCGAAGGGATGGCCGTTATCTACGCTCTCCGCCCGGTTCTCGAGGCTGGCCGAGAACACGATCCGTACTTCGAGCAGCTGATCTCGTGCGCTCCGGACGCACTAGTCTTCGATGGAGAGTGA
- a CDS encoding type II toxin-antitoxin system HicB family antitoxin, whose amino-acid sequence MSTGREIRLIEEDDGWSAVDVETNVASGGDTREEALENLDDAVALHRGEKGRPVTDDDLREWGIDPDDVSDEVSTPDAPWFDDEAE is encoded by the coding sequence ATGAGCACAGGCCGAGAGATTCGGCTCATCGAAGAAGACGACGGGTGGTCCGCCGTCGACGTCGAGACGAACGTCGCCAGCGGAGGCGACACTCGCGAGGAGGCGCTCGAGAACCTCGACGACGCGGTCGCGCTCCACCGCGGCGAAAAGGGTCGCCCCGTCACCGACGACGACCTCCGCGAGTGGGGAATCGACCCCGATGATGTCTCCGACGAGGTTTCGACGCCGGACGCTCCCTGGTTCGACGACGAGGCTGAATGA
- a CDS encoding type II toxin-antitoxin system HicA family toxin — translation MTRRQFTGEEVAKVLIGMGYTPVDRTGSHLKLRYEHPKTGEIRNVTIPLGGEIRTGTLRNIATQCGAKDFDSWCRWIDEHR, via the coding sequence ATGACGCGGCGACAGTTCACGGGAGAGGAGGTCGCAAAGGTTCTCATCGGGATGGGCTACACGCCGGTTGACCGCACCGGGAGCCACCTGAAGCTCCGATACGAACATCCGAAGACTGGCGAAATCAGAAACGTCACCATCCCGCTCGGTGGCGAAATCCGAACTGGAACGCTCCGAAACATCGCCACACAGTGTGGCGCGAAGGATTTCGACTCCTGGTGCCGGTGGATCGACGAACATCGCTGA
- a CDS encoding orc1/cdc6 family replication initiation protein has translation MIQDARVLQPEFIPKEVAHRDAEVNHLSRALDPLTDGDPAETPLLLGPSGTGKTCIARFTVDRLREAMLEVQHQYVNCWQDYTRFRLLYRLLDGIGQTLDVHRRSTPKDELLDRLHAYDGKPYVVILDEVDQLESTDVLYDLHRIRGVHPILIANRERDLFSQLDDRVRSRLQSSVRIRFDKYGVDELVAILSDRVHWGLDEDVVDEACLRYIADAAAGDARVSIGILRAAAREAQGHGLDHIPMDIVEEAVPEGKSELKRKDLEKLTPHQRTVYEIIAESEEVSPGTLYDEYRERVDDPKTKRTVRNYCSKLEQYNLIRAEGQKRGRRYRLAPRAPDPSN, from the coding sequence GTGATCCAAGACGCCCGTGTGTTGCAGCCGGAGTTCATCCCGAAGGAGGTCGCACACCGGGATGCAGAGGTCAACCACCTCTCACGGGCACTCGACCCTCTCACAGACGGTGATCCAGCCGAAACACCGCTCTTGCTCGGTCCCTCGGGAACCGGGAAAACCTGCATCGCCCGCTTTACTGTCGACCGCCTCCGAGAGGCGATGCTCGAAGTCCAACACCAGTACGTGAACTGCTGGCAGGATTACACCCGCTTTCGCCTGCTGTACCGTCTCCTCGACGGAATCGGCCAGACGCTCGACGTCCACCGGCGCTCGACACCCAAGGACGAACTCCTCGACCGGCTCCACGCGTACGACGGGAAACCGTACGTCGTCATCCTCGACGAGGTGGATCAACTGGAGTCGACCGACGTGCTGTACGATCTCCACCGCATCCGTGGCGTCCATCCGATCCTCATCGCGAACCGCGAGCGTGACCTGTTCTCCCAGCTCGACGACCGGGTTCGCAGTCGCCTCCAGAGCTCCGTCCGAATTCGATTCGACAAGTACGGCGTCGACGAACTGGTTGCGATCCTCTCCGATCGCGTTCACTGGGGACTTGACGAGGACGTGGTCGACGAGGCGTGTCTACGGTACATCGCCGACGCCGCAGCAGGCGACGCGCGCGTCTCGATCGGGATCTTGCGAGCGGCCGCACGGGAAGCACAGGGACACGGACTCGACCACATCCCGATGGACATCGTCGAAGAGGCAGTCCCCGAGGGCAAATCTGAGCTGAAACGGAAGGATCTGGAGAAACTGACGCCCCACCAGCGGACGGTGTACGAGATCATCGCCGAATCCGAAGAAGTGAGTCCCGGGACGCTGTACGACGAGTACCGCGAACGGGTCGATGATCCGAAGACCAAGCGCACGGTCCGAAACTACTGCTCGAAGCTCGAACAGTACAACCTCATTCGCGCCGAGGGCCAGAAGCGGGGGCGACGATATCGACTCGCCCCACGAGCGCCCGACCCATCAAACTGA
- a CDS encoding transposase codes for MADDYVRRTAITRLSVDGEQRELLEETISEWKRGCQLATDMAWGRCNAKSDVQPLAYDDVREHTGLGSQHTILATHQAAEAITGCLEHRSNGKKVSKPTFTAPTVKYDTRTMTLFDDDTVSLSTTESRVRCDLALPDADDGYQRQYLDSAEWSVTESTLTARDGDYFLHIGFRRPKTDTERNTAEDGTVLGVDLGMENLAVTSTASFVSGRELTHNLREFETVRAGLQQTGTRSAHRTLEQSSGRELRYIRDVLHRASNAIVNEARRYECDVIAFEDLTHIRDRTGASWGHKWAFRTLYEQVEYKAKPEGIAVKQVGSAYTSKRCAACGFTADENRPTRNDFQCVKCGSEANADYNAAKNIGMRYVRRGQQSSRRTGNSQLALKSGTVTLSGGFTAHPDGFEAEFMDKPHPPRANPPG; via the coding sequence GTGGCGGATGACTACGTGCGTCGGACAGCAATAACCCGCCTCTCGGTAGACGGTGAGCAACGCGAGTTGCTCGAGGAGACCATTTCCGAGTGGAAACGCGGGTGCCAACTCGCCACCGACATGGCGTGGGGCAGGTGCAACGCGAAAAGCGACGTCCAGCCCCTCGCCTACGACGACGTGCGCGAACACACCGGCCTCGGGAGTCAGCACACGATTCTCGCCACTCACCAGGCCGCAGAGGCCATCACTGGCTGTCTCGAACACCGGTCCAACGGCAAGAAAGTCAGCAAGCCGACCTTCACCGCACCGACCGTGAAATACGATACGCGGACCATGACGCTGTTCGACGACGACACGGTGTCCCTCTCCACCACGGAGAGTCGCGTCCGATGTGACCTTGCGCTGCCCGACGCCGACGATGGCTACCAACGGCAGTATCTCGACTCCGCCGAATGGAGCGTCACCGAAAGCACGCTCACTGCCCGCGACGGCGACTACTTTTTACATATCGGCTTCCGCCGACCCAAGACCGATACCGAACGGAACACCGCCGAGGACGGAACGGTCCTCGGGGTCGATCTCGGCATGGAGAACCTCGCCGTCACCAGCACCGCCTCATTCGTCAGCGGGCGGGAGTTGACCCACAACCTCCGCGAGTTCGAGACAGTTCGCGCCGGGCTCCAACAGACCGGCACACGAAGCGCTCACCGAACGCTCGAACAGTCGAGTGGCCGAGAACTGCGATACATCCGCGACGTACTCCACCGAGCGTCGAACGCCATCGTGAACGAAGCACGCCGTTATGAGTGCGACGTGATTGCGTTCGAGGACTTGACCCACATCCGCGACCGCACGGGTGCGTCGTGGGGACACAAGTGGGCGTTCCGAACGCTCTACGAGCAAGTTGAGTATAAAGCCAAACCGGAAGGCATCGCGGTGAAACAGGTGGGGTCGGCGTACACGTCGAAGCGGTGCGCCGCGTGTGGATTTACCGCAGACGAGAATCGCCCAACTCGCAATGACTTCCAGTGCGTGAAGTGCGGGTCGGAAGCGAACGCAGACTACAACGCGGCGAAGAACATCGGAATGCGGTATGTCCGTCGGGGCCAACAGTCGTCTCGGCGGACGGGCAACAGTCAGCTTGCCCTGAAGTCCGGAACAGTGACGCTGAGCGGCGGGTTCACCGCCCACCCAGACGGGTTCGAGGCCGAGTTCATGGACAAGCCCCACCCTCCACGAGCGAACCCGCCAGGGTGA
- the polX gene encoding DNA polymerase/3'-5' exonuclease PolX, with protein MKNQEIATTLREIADFLEIQEVEYKPRAYRTAARNLESLSEDIEDIYERGELEEIEGVGESISEKIAEYLETGELEYYEDLKADLPVDIEAITSVEGVGPKTAKKLYLELDVQTLDDLEHAAEEGEIADLEGFGEKSQQNILDHIDRAKESQERMLLGRAFPIARDVESRLHDADAFDQVDIVGSFRRRRPTVGDIDILATASDPKTAMERFCTHDDVKEVLSRGETKSSVVVSGDLQMDLRIVDETEYGAALVYFTGSKDHNITLRNQAIDRDWKLNEYGLFDVSDVDDGEGERRAGERLAGETEDDVYDTLDLDWIPPELREDTGEVDAAAAGDLPNLIELDEVRGDLQLHTDYSDGSHSVREMAEAAAERDLEYILVTDHGPHAPIPSTLDQDSFEEQHADIETVNDDLDITVLKGIEAEITDSGLELSDDWYEHCDLIVAGMHSDPSDPTERVVTALQDFPVDIFAHPSNRLINEREPLDLDMETVMETAAEEDVAIEINAQPERLDLDWASVKEYRDTVSYVVSTDAHTTGELDFMHLGVSQARRGWCEAGNVLNARSHDDLLPFFEA; from the coding sequence ATGAAGAACCAGGAGATCGCCACTACGCTCCGCGAGATCGCGGATTTCCTCGAAATCCAGGAGGTCGAGTACAAGCCGCGCGCCTATCGGACGGCCGCACGGAATCTCGAGTCACTCTCGGAAGACATCGAAGACATCTACGAGCGCGGGGAACTCGAAGAGATCGAAGGCGTCGGGGAGTCGATCAGCGAGAAGATCGCGGAGTACCTCGAAACTGGGGAACTGGAGTACTACGAGGATCTCAAAGCGGACCTTCCCGTCGACATCGAGGCGATCACGAGCGTCGAGGGCGTCGGTCCAAAGACGGCCAAGAAACTGTACCTAGAACTCGATGTCCAGACGCTCGACGATCTCGAACACGCTGCCGAGGAGGGAGAGATTGCCGACCTCGAAGGGTTCGGCGAGAAGTCACAGCAGAACATCCTCGATCACATCGATCGGGCGAAAGAAAGCCAGGAGCGGATGCTTCTCGGTCGAGCGTTCCCGATCGCCCGGGACGTCGAAAGCCGGCTTCACGACGCCGACGCCTTCGACCAAGTGGACATCGTGGGCTCGTTCCGACGGCGTCGACCCACCGTCGGCGATATCGACATCCTAGCGACCGCGTCCGATCCGAAGACAGCGATGGAGCGCTTCTGCACGCACGACGACGTCAAGGAGGTCCTCTCTCGAGGCGAGACGAAGTCGTCGGTCGTCGTCTCTGGTGACCTCCAGATGGATCTTCGGATCGTCGACGAGACGGAATACGGCGCGGCACTCGTCTATTTCACCGGCTCGAAGGACCACAACATCACGCTCAGGAATCAGGCGATCGACCGCGACTGGAAGCTCAACGAATACGGTCTCTTCGACGTCAGTGACGTCGACGACGGAGAGGGCGAACGGCGCGCTGGCGAGCGTCTCGCCGGGGAAACAGAGGACGATGTCTACGACACGCTGGACCTCGACTGGATTCCGCCAGAACTCCGCGAGGACACGGGTGAGGTCGACGCGGCGGCCGCGGGAGACCTCCCGAATCTGATCGAACTGGACGAGGTTCGCGGTGACTTACAGCTGCACACCGACTACTCCGACGGCTCTCATAGCGTCCGCGAGATGGCCGAGGCCGCAGCCGAGCGAGACCTCGAATACATCCTCGTTACCGATCACGGGCCGCATGCGCCGATTCCCAGCACACTCGATCAAGATTCATTCGAGGAACAGCACGCGGACATCGAAACGGTGAACGACGACCTCGACATCACGGTTCTCAAGGGAATCGAGGCCGAAATCACCGACTCGGGATTGGAACTGTCTGACGACTGGTACGAGCACTGTGATCTGATTGTTGCGGGGATGCACAGCGATCCCTCCGATCCAACCGAGCGGGTGGTCACTGCGCTGCAGGATTTCCCCGTCGACATCTTTGCACACCCCTCGAACCGGTTGATCAACGAGCGAGAGCCGCTGGATCTCGATATGGAGACGGTGATGGAAACGGCTGCCGAGGAGGACGTCGCGATCGAGATCAACGCCCAGCCCGAACGGCTGGACCTCGATTGGGCGTCCGTCAAAGAATATCGCGATACTGTTTCGTACGTCGTCAGTACGGACGCGCACACGACCGGCGAACTGGATTTCATGCATCTCGGGGTCTCGCAGGCCCGTCGCGGATGGTGTGAGGCGGGGAACGTCCTGAATGCGCGCTCACACGACGATCTACTGCCGTTTTTCGAAGCGTGA
- a CDS encoding deoxyribonuclease IV encodes MFRIGAHVSISDGLEAAVEQEVEVGGNCGQIFVGSPRGWATSEIDETEAEAFRDAADEQDVGPWIVHGTYLINLATPKDDLASKSIDCVQDELDVAAKLDIPYYVFHPGAHTGAGEETGIGNVGERLSDVDVPNNVTLLLENTAGKGTTVGKRLEDLNDMVETSAYEYGDLGICLDTCHLFAAGYDFTDEAAMDDLVEEVDSTVGIENVQYLHLNDSKHPLGSEKDEHEHIGEGEIGEAGFRQFVNHDALREKPMVLETPEDEKGYAWNIEKVTELRTDD; translated from the coding sequence ATGTTCAGGATCGGAGCACACGTTTCCATCTCCGATGGACTCGAGGCGGCCGTCGAACAGGAAGTCGAAGTGGGCGGAAACTGTGGGCAGATTTTCGTCGGATCCCCTCGGGGATGGGCGACCAGCGAGATTGACGAGACGGAGGCCGAAGCATTTCGAGACGCTGCTGACGAACAGGACGTCGGTCCGTGGATCGTCCACGGCACATATCTCATCAACCTCGCGACGCCGAAAGATGACCTCGCGAGCAAGTCTATCGACTGTGTTCAGGACGAACTCGATGTGGCGGCGAAGCTGGACATCCCGTACTACGTGTTCCATCCCGGAGCGCATACCGGCGCCGGCGAGGAGACCGGCATCGGGAATGTCGGTGAGCGACTGTCCGATGTCGACGTTCCGAACAACGTGACACTTCTGCTGGAGAACACAGCCGGAAAGGGCACCACTGTCGGCAAGCGACTCGAAGACCTCAATGACATGGTGGAGACATCAGCCTACGAGTACGGTGATCTCGGGATCTGCCTCGATACGTGCCACCTCTTCGCTGCGGGGTACGACTTCACCGACGAAGCAGCGATGGACGATCTCGTTGAGGAGGTCGATTCGACCGTCGGCATCGAGAACGTGCAGTATCTCCACCTCAACGACTCGAAACATCCGCTCGGCTCCGAGAAAGACGAGCACGAGCACATCGGCGAGGGAGAAATCGGTGAGGCGGGCTTTCGCCAGTTCGTCAACCATGACGCACTTCGCGAGAAGCCGATGGTTCTCGAGACGCCCGAAGACGAGAAGGGATACGCGTGGAATATAGAGAAGGTGACGGAACTCCGAACAGACGACTGA
- a CDS encoding IS4 family transposase — protein sequence MRRLTTLFPSEFLEEHAEELGVVERNRKTQMPALVWSFVFGFAAGESRTLAGFRRSYNATADEPLSPGGFHQRLTPTFAEYLRDLVEHGLDEVAVPDAVDADIDRFRDVMIADGTVLRLHEFLSDEFQARHEEQAGAKLHLLHNATDETIERIDVTDEKTHDSTLFKTGSWLQGRLVLLDLAYFKYRRFALIDENDGYFVSRLKKSANPVITEELREWRGRAIPLEGKQIHDVVDDLSRKYIDVEVEAEFKRGQYEGTRSLDTKQFRVVGVRDEDADDYHLYITNLPRDEFFPEDLATLYRCRWEVETLFRELKTQYELDEFDTSDPDVVKILLYAALLSLLVSRELLDLVTEQADDEIVFPPERWAATFRSHAQLILHELGEYLGYSPPPLLERLIEDAQKIHQQRTILQETLATATQPRCEV from the coding sequence ATGCGTCGACTCACTACGCTTTTTCCATCTGAGTTCCTCGAAGAGCACGCCGAGGAACTCGGCGTGGTCGAACGCAACAGGAAAACACAGATGCCCGCCCTCGTGTGGTCGTTCGTGTTCGGCTTCGCCGCAGGCGAGAGCCGAACACTCGCTGGATTCCGTCGCAGCTACAACGCTACCGCCGATGAACCGCTCTCTCCCGGCGGATTCCATCAGCGGTTGACGCCGACGTTTGCGGAGTATCTGCGCGACCTCGTCGAGCACGGCCTCGACGAGGTCGCTGTTCCCGACGCTGTTGACGCTGATATCGACCGATTCAGGGACGTGATGATCGCTGATGGAACGGTGTTGCGGTTGCACGAGTTTCTCTCTGATGAGTTCCAAGCCCGTCACGAGGAGCAGGCTGGAGCGAAGCTCCACCTGCTCCACAACGCCACCGATGAGACGATTGAACGGATCGACGTGACAGACGAGAAAACGCACGACAGCACGCTGTTCAAGACAGGTTCGTGGCTACAAGGACGGCTGGTGTTGCTTGATCTGGCGTACTTCAAGTACCGCCGGTTCGCGTTGATCGACGAGAATGACGGCTACTTCGTGAGTCGGCTGAAGAAGAGCGCGAACCCGGTGATAACGGAGGAATTACGGGAATGGCGCGGGCGCGCCATTCCCTTGGAGGGCAAGCAGATCCACGATGTAGTCGATGATCTCTCGCGGAAGTATATCGACGTAGAGGTCGAAGCGGAGTTCAAGCGAGGCCAGTACGAGGGAACGCGCTCGCTGGATACGAAGCAATTCCGCGTCGTCGGCGTCCGCGATGAGGACGCCGACGACTACCATCTGTACATCACGAATCTGCCGCGAGATGAGTTCTTCCCAGAGGATCTAGCAACGTTGTATCGGTGTCGTTGGGAAGTAGAAACCCTGTTTCGTGAACTGAAGACGCAGTACGAGTTGGACGAGTTCGACACAAGCGACCCGGATGTAGTGAAAATTCTGCTGTATGCGGCGTTGCTGTCACTGCTGGTGAGCCGTGAGCTGTTGGATCTGGTTACCGAGCAGGCTGACGACGAGATCGTGTTTCCACCGGAACGCTGGGCGGCGACCTTCCGGTCGCACGCCCAGCTTATCCTCCACGAACTTGGTGAGTATCTCGGCTACTCGCCACCGCCGTTGCTGGAGCGGCTGATCGAGGATGCCCAGAAGATCCACCAGCAACGAACGATACTCCAAGAGACGCTCGCTACCGCTACGCAACCGAGGTGTGAGGTCTAA